From a single Hymenobacter sp. YIM 151500-1 genomic region:
- a CDS encoding dipeptidase, protein MSYLQQNQERFLNELLDWLRIPSVSADPKFHGDVLRAAEYLKTRLEEAGLENVELCATAGYPIVYGEKLVDPNLPTVLVYGHYDVQPADPYELWDSPPFEPVVKDGNIYARGACDDKGQVYMHVKALEMMSQQGPLPCNVKVMVEGEEEVGSNNLGTFVRQNKDKLKADVILISDTGILSNEQPSIEVGLRGLSYHEVEVTGPNRDLHSGLYGGAVPNPINVLCKMIASLHDENNHITIPGFYDQVAVLSEEERAELNRVPHSDDEFKQSIGLKDTYGEAGYTTVERIGIRPTLDVNGIWGGYTGEGAKTVIASKAHAKISMRLVPHQTSAEITQLFQRHFESIAPSGVTVVVKPHHGGEPVVTPTDSVAYQAAAKALETSFGKKPIPTRGGGSIPIVAMFKTELGLDTVLLGFGLDSDAIHSPNEHYGLFNFFKGIETIPLFYQNYAAGMKQ, encoded by the coding sequence ATGTCCTACCTCCAGCAGAACCAAGAGCGTTTTCTGAACGAGCTGCTTGATTGGCTCCGCATCCCTTCCGTATCGGCCGACCCCAAGTTTCACGGCGACGTGCTGCGGGCCGCTGAGTACCTGAAAACCCGCCTCGAAGAAGCCGGCCTGGAAAACGTGGAGCTGTGCGCCACGGCCGGCTACCCGATTGTGTACGGCGAGAAACTAGTGGACCCCAATCTGCCCACGGTGCTGGTGTACGGGCACTACGACGTGCAGCCCGCCGACCCCTACGAGCTGTGGGATTCGCCGCCGTTTGAGCCAGTCGTCAAGGACGGCAACATATACGCCCGCGGGGCCTGCGACGACAAAGGACAGGTATACATGCACGTGAAGGCCCTGGAAATGATGAGCCAGCAGGGCCCGCTGCCCTGCAACGTGAAGGTGATGGTGGAAGGCGAGGAGGAAGTAGGCTCCAACAACCTGGGCACCTTCGTGCGCCAGAACAAGGACAAGCTCAAGGCCGATGTCATTCTGATTTCCGACACTGGCATCCTCTCCAACGAGCAGCCCAGCATTGAGGTGGGGCTGCGCGGCCTGAGCTACCACGAGGTAGAAGTAACCGGCCCCAACCGCGACCTGCACTCGGGCCTGTACGGTGGGGCCGTGCCCAATCCCATCAACGTGCTGTGCAAGATGATTGCCTCCCTGCACGACGAAAACAACCACATTACCATCCCCGGCTTCTACGACCAGGTGGCCGTGCTGAGCGAGGAGGAGCGGGCCGAGCTAAACCGCGTGCCGCACTCCGACGACGAGTTCAAACAGAGCATCGGCCTGAAGGACACCTACGGCGAGGCAGGCTACACCACCGTGGAGCGCATCGGCATCCGGCCTACGCTGGACGTGAACGGCATTTGGGGCGGCTACACCGGCGAGGGCGCCAAAACCGTCATTGCTTCCAAGGCCCACGCTAAAATCTCGATGCGCCTGGTGCCCCACCAGACTTCCGCCGAAATCACCCAGCTATTCCAGCGCCATTTTGAAAGCATAGCGCCCAGCGGCGTGACGGTGGTGGTGAAGCCCCACCACGGCGGCGAGCCAGTCGTAACCCCCACCGACTCGGTGGCCTACCAGGCGGCGGCCAAAGCCCTGGAAACCAGCTTCGGCAAAAAGCCCATTCCGACCCGCGGCGGCGGCTCCATTCCCATTGTGGCCATGTTCAAAACGGAGCTGGGGCTGGATACCGTCCTGCTTGGCTTCGGGCTCGACTCCGATGCCATCCACTCGCCCAACGAGCATTACGGCTTGTTCAACTTCTTTAAAGGCATCGAGACCATTCCGCTGTTTTATCAGAACTATGCGGCTGGTATGAAACAGTGA
- the plsY gene encoding glycerol-3-phosphate 1-O-acyltransferase PlsY, protein MNLPLVFGLLVAAYLIGSIPTALWVGRWFFGLDIREHGSGNAGATNTFRVLGKRPGSFVMAVDVLKGWVATSLATVMLNQGAIVPEQLLYFQLACGILAVVGHIYPIWAGFRGGKGVATVLGMMLAIAPATVGVCILVFITVLLLSRYVSLSSMTAGVAFALLQLLPQFRPQNQLLVWFGFVLAGLLIYTHRANIGRLRAGTESRVPMPWDKR, encoded by the coding sequence ATGAACCTACCCCTTGTTTTTGGCCTGCTGGTGGCCGCCTACCTCATTGGCTCCATTCCGACGGCCCTGTGGGTGGGGCGCTGGTTTTTCGGGCTCGACATTCGGGAGCATGGTTCCGGCAACGCTGGCGCCACCAACACCTTCCGGGTGCTGGGCAAGCGGCCGGGCTCCTTCGTCATGGCCGTGGATGTGCTCAAGGGCTGGGTGGCTACGTCGTTGGCCACGGTCATGCTAAACCAGGGCGCTATTGTGCCGGAGCAGCTTTTGTACTTCCAGCTGGCTTGCGGCATTTTGGCCGTGGTGGGGCACATTTACCCCATCTGGGCGGGGTTCCGCGGGGGCAAGGGCGTGGCTACGGTGCTGGGCATGATGCTGGCTATTGCCCCGGCCACCGTGGGCGTGTGCATTCTGGTGTTTATCACCGTGCTGCTCCTGTCGCGCTACGTGTCCCTGAGTAGCATGACGGCCGGAGTGGCCTTTGCCCTGCTGCAACTGTTGCCCCAGTTTCGGCCGCAGAATCAGCTACTGGTGTGGTTTGGCTTCGTGCTGGCCGGCCTGCTCATCTACACCCACCGCGCTAATATTGGGCGGCTGCGGGCTGGCACCGAGAGCCGCGTGCCTATGCCGTGGGATAAGAGGTAG